The Nocardia sp. NBC_00508 nucleotide sequence GCGGACATTGCGAGACGTGAGCACTTGACGGCGCAAGAAGTCTGTCGATTCGCCTTCGGCCAGTACTTCCATCCCCTTGTGGTTGGGGGCGAAGGTGCAGCCCATGTAGAACCCGAACAGGCCCTGCTGCACGATGATGAAGGCCACCGCCTTGCCCGGCGACAGGACCAGGAATACCGCGGCGAGGTACCCGGCAGCGTGCGCGGCCAGCAGGACGCCCTCCCAGATACGGTTCGGTATCGCCCAGCGCAGCACCGCCCGAACACTCGCGTAGTGCAGACTGCCTGCCTCGAGGAACAGCATGGGAAAGAACAGCCAGGCTTGGTAGCGGAAGATCAGCCGCCGGAAACCTTTGCCCGCCCGTGCTCGATCGCCGGAATGGGCCAGCACTCCCATCACGTCGGGGTCCGCGCCCTCGGTGTTGGGGTGAGCGTGGTGCCGGTTGTGGTTGCTGACCCACCAGCCGATGCTCAGCCCGATACCGAGATTGCCCGCGATCACACCGAACAGGTAGTTGGCCCGTCGACTGCCGAAGATCTGTCTGTGCCCGGCATCGTGACCGAGGAAGGCGAACTGGGCGAACACAACCGCCAAGAACGCGGCGACGCCCAGTTGCCACCACGAGTCGCCGACGAAGAAGAACGCCGCCCACCCGGCAACGAACGCCATCGCGGTGACCGCGCTCTTCCAGAGGTAATACCGCAACCGCCGATCCAGCAGCCCCGCCTGCCGCACCCGACGCATCAAGACCGCGTACTCGCTGCCACGCGGCGGTCCGTGTTCCCCGGTCTGGGCGTTCGACGACGAGAGAACTCGCCCCGTTCCCGGTGCGCCTGGATCGATGTGTTCCAACGCTACGAGCGCGCTCGTCGTGGCGGCGGATTTCGGCACCACCCGGCCGGTACTACTTTCGATTACCACGGGTTGCCTACGCATCCTGTTGTTGTTGTCGGTCTCCGGGCTCGAATTGTCGTCCTCCACGCCGCGCCCAGCACAGCGGGCTATCGGAAGTCAGCGCATGGAAGCTCGTCTGCCTCGCCACCAGAATGTCGCGATGAGACCACCGCCAGGTTAACCGACACACCTATGGACGACACATCCGAGTGACGATTGCACTGCACCGACCGCGGCCGGTGCGCCAGGATTCCCACTTGCGCCCGTGTGTCACCGTCGGGCAGCTCAGGCCAGTGGGGCTCGTGCGCGGCACTCGATGGACACGCCGCACGGGATGGCGGCGTCGGCGGGCAGCGAAAGCGGCAGGCCGGAGGCGCTGCGCAGCTGCTCGGCGTGCGGGGAGGAGCGTCCCTGCTGGACCGGGCTGAGCGTGGGTGAGCTGCCAGACTGTGGCGATGAACGACTCGGTGCGGCGCCGTGGGCGCCCGGCCAGGCTGTCTCGGGAGACGATCCTCACGGTCGCGGAGGAAATCGTGGAGTCGGAGGGGATCGCCGGGCTGACCATGCGGGGAGTCGCCACGCGGCTCTCGAGCTCACCGATGGCGATCTACCGGCATGTTCGTGACAAGGACGAACTGCTGTTGCTGTTGCTGGACCGCATCGCGGCCGCGCTCGACCGGCCCGAGCTGCCCGAGAATCCCCGACAGCGGCTGGTGGTGCTGTGGCGGATGATCCATGACACGCTGGCGGCACATCCGTGGGTGGTGAGCGTGTTGGTGAGCGGCGACCTGGCGAGCCGATCGATTCTGTGGGCGGTCGAGGAGATCCTGCAAGCATTTCTTGCCTGCGGCCTCACCCGCGGGCAGGCCGCCGCCGCCTACCGGACGGTGTGGCAATACACCGTGGGCGTGCTGACCATACGGATAGCGATGACGCGCGCCGGGTCCGAACCGGAACACCCTCGTTTCCAGGCATTGATGATCGCTTCGGCCGATCCCGAGCAGACCCCGACCATCGCCTCGTTCGCGGCCGAGTGGCCGCATCCCTGGGAAAACTACGAATACGGACTCGAGTCGGTGCTCGACGGGCTGATCGCACGCTCTTGACAGACCGCTCACTAATTTGTGTACTTGTATACAAATTAGTGAGGAGGAACTCATGGTCGAGACCGATGTGGTGGTGATCGGTTCGGGCGCAGCCGGGTTGGCGGCTGCGCTGTCCGCTGCGTCCAGCGGTGCGGAGGTAATGGTTCTGGAGGCGTCGTCGCGCTGGGGCGGATCGACCGCGGTGTCCGGCGGGCAGGTGTGGGCCCCCGCCAACCATCGAATGATCGAGGCAGGTTGTGCCGATTCCGCCGAGGAGGCGCTGACCTACTGCCGTGCTGCGGCCCCCGGGCGCGACGACGAACTCGTCGAGACGTTCGTGCGAGCCGTCCCGGCGTTGGTGCGGTTCCTCGAGGAGCACTCGCCGATCCGTTTCTTCCCGGTCACGGCCTATCCGGACACATTCGTCGAGCTGCCCGGCGGCAAGACCGCCCGCCACGTCGAGGTGAATCCACAGGAGGTCGGCGAGCTCGGCGACCTGGACGAGCTGCTGTGGCCGGCGCCGCTGTTCGCGCCGGTGCTCACCAACCAGGAGGTGCTCGAGCACCGCTTGTTCTCCGGTGGTCCGCCGCCGCTGGATCTGATCGCCCAGCGCAGGTCCGACGGCACGGTGACGCTCGGGGCCGGGCTCATCGTCGGGCTGCTGCACGGTTGCCGGAAAGCCGGTGTCCACCTGACCCGAAACGCCCGGGTGATCGAACTGACTCGCGACGAGCACGGGCGGGTCGCCGGAGTTCGAGTCGACCACGGTGGATCGCACCGCACCGTTCGCGCGCGGCGCGGTGTCGTGCTCGCCTGTGGCGGATTCGAGCACGACCCGACCCTGCGGGCGCAGCTGCTGTCCGGGCCGCTCACTCACCCGGTGACGCCGCCGATTCAGCACGGTGACGGTCTGCGCCTGGCCGGGCAGGTCGGTGCGGCACTGGCCTACCCCGGCGAGTACTGGTCCTGGCCCGCGTGCCAGGTCCCCGGCCGGACCTGGCCCGATGCTGCTGCCACGCCGCAGCCGCAGCTCGCGCTGCCGGAACGGTCGTTGCCACATGTGTTGTGGGTGAACGCCTCCGGGCGCCGATTCGTCAACGAATCGAGCCACAACTGTGCGACCGCCTTCGCCGAACTCGACGCCAATACCCACCGGCCGCGCAATCTGCCCGCCTGGGCGATCGGCGACGCCCGATTCCGCGCCAAATACCCGGTCGCGGGCATCGCCGCGGGCGCGCCCGCACCGGACTGGCTGGTCCGCGCCGACAGCCTCGCCGAACTCGCCGAACTCATCGACATCGACCCGGCGGCGCTGGAACAGACCGTTACCCGCTTCAACACCATGGCCGAGGCCGGGCGCGACGACGACTTCCACCGCGGGCAGACCCGGTACGAGCACGCCTTCGGCGACCCCACCGCCGCCCATCCCAATCTCGGACCGGTGTGCGAACCACCGTTCTTCGCTGTTCCCGTGTACCCGGGCGCAGTCGGCACCAAAGGCGGCCCGCGCACCGACCGGCGCGCCCGCGCCCTCGCCTGGACCGGCCGCCCCATCCCCGGGCTCTACGCAGCGGGCAACGCCGCCGCCGCAGTCTTCGGCCCCGGCACCATCGCCGGCGGCCTGACCATCGCCTGCGCCCTCACCTGGGGCTGGATCGCCGGCCGTGACCTGGCCGCAGCGCACTGACTACCGAATCGCTTCCATCGACAGGAGAACACCCATGTTTCTGGTCACCGCCGCGAGCGGAAACGTCGGCACGCATCTCGTCGAGCGCTTGCTCGACGCGGGCGTCGAGGTCAGAGCCCTCAGCAGGAATCCTGCGGCTGCCGGTCTGCCGCCCGGAGCCGAGATCGTATCGATGCGGCAAGGAGCGTTTCCCCTGGATGGCGTCACGACCATCTTCCTCAACCCCGCGGCGGTGCACGAAACAGCCGACGCGCTGCTGGCGCAAGCCGTCTCGTGCCGGGTCCGGCGCGTCGTGCTGCTGTCCTCGTCGTCGGTGCTCGACGACCATCCCGCCAATCACACCGGCGTCGCGCACCGCGACCTGGAACGACGCATCGAACGCACCGGGCTGGAATGGACCTTTCTCCGATCGGGTGTGTTCGCGGCCAACACCTTGCAGTGGTCGCCGCAGATCCACGCCGACGGCGTAGTCCGCGGCGCCCACGCTTCCGCCTTGATCGCACCC carries:
- a CDS encoding TetR/AcrR family transcriptional regulator, with translation MNDSVRRRGRPARLSRETILTVAEEIVESEGIAGLTMRGVATRLSSSPMAIYRHVRDKDELLLLLLDRIAAALDRPELPENPRQRLVVLWRMIHDTLAAHPWVVSVLVSGDLASRSILWAVEEILQAFLACGLTRGQAAAAYRTVWQYTVGVLTIRIAMTRAGSEPEHPRFQALMIASADPEQTPTIASFAAEWPHPWENYEYGLESVLDGLIARS
- a CDS encoding NAD(P)H-binding protein; translated protein: MFLVTAASGNVGTHLVERLLDAGVEVRALSRNPAAAGLPPGAEIVSMRQGAFPLDGVTTIFLNPAAVHETADALLAQAVSCRVRRVVLLSSSSVLDDHPANHTGVAHRDLERRIERTGLEWTFLRSGVFAANTLQWSPQIHADGVVRGAHASALIAPIHERDLAAAAAAAMLSDDLIGAAPVLTGPELMTQTEQATLIGDSLGKTVRFEEITPEAARENMIARQVPPQIADSLLRYYERAAEHPIEPTPISVPLTGEHPRTYHQWVLDHATDFRSSVPA
- a CDS encoding fatty acid desaturase family protein codes for the protein MVIESSTGRVVPKSAATTSALVALEHIDPGAPGTGRVLSSSNAQTGEHGPPRGSEYAVLMRRVRQAGLLDRRLRYYLWKSAVTAMAFVAGWAAFFFVGDSWWQLGVAAFLAVVFAQFAFLGHDAGHRQIFGSRRANYLFGVIAGNLGIGLSIGWWVSNHNRHHAHPNTEGADPDVMGVLAHSGDRARAGKGFRRLIFRYQAWLFFPMLFLEAGSLHYASVRAVLRWAIPNRIWEGVLLAAHAAGYLAAVFLVLSPGKAVAFIIVQQGLFGFYMGCTFAPNHKGMEVLAEGESTDFLRRQVLTSRNVRGGWLVDAALGGLNYQIEHHLFPSMPRANLRRAQPMVEQFCLELEVPYCQTSLFDSYRQALSHLHTVGKLARPLPPAVAASRAD
- a CDS encoding FAD-dependent oxidoreductase — encoded protein: MVETDVVVIGSGAAGLAAALSAASSGAEVMVLEASSRWGGSTAVSGGQVWAPANHRMIEAGCADSAEEALTYCRAAAPGRDDELVETFVRAVPALVRFLEEHSPIRFFPVTAYPDTFVELPGGKTARHVEVNPQEVGELGDLDELLWPAPLFAPVLTNQEVLEHRLFSGGPPPLDLIAQRRSDGTVTLGAGLIVGLLHGCRKAGVHLTRNARVIELTRDEHGRVAGVRVDHGGSHRTVRARRGVVLACGGFEHDPTLRAQLLSGPLTHPVTPPIQHGDGLRLAGQVGAALAYPGEYWSWPACQVPGRTWPDAAATPQPQLALPERSLPHVLWVNASGRRFVNESSHNCATAFAELDANTHRPRNLPAWAIGDARFRAKYPVAGIAAGAPAPDWLVRADSLAELAELIDIDPAALEQTVTRFNTMAEAGRDDDFHRGQTRYEHAFGDPTAAHPNLGPVCEPPFFAVPVYPGAVGTKGGPRTDRRARALAWTGRPIPGLYAAGNAAAAVFGPGTIAGGLTIACALTWGWIAGRDLAAAH